In Lepidochelys kempii isolate rLepKem1 chromosome 10, rLepKem1.hap2, whole genome shotgun sequence, a single window of DNA contains:
- the SMURF1 gene encoding E3 ubiquitin-protein ligase SMURF1 isoform X3, with protein sequence MSNPGTRRNGSSIKIRLTVLCAKNLAKKDFFRLPDPFAKIVVDGSGQCHSTDTVKNTLDPKWNQHYDLYVGKTDSITISVWNHKKIHKKQGAGFLGCVRLLSNAISRLKDTGYQRLDLCKLNPTDTDAVRGQIVVSLQTRDRIGSGGSVVDCRGLLENEGTVYEDSGPGRPLSCFMEEPAPYTDTTGAAGGGNCRFVESPSQDQRLQAQRLRNPEVRGHVQTPQNRPHGHQSPDLPEGYEQRTTVQGQVYFLHTQTGVSTWHDPRIPRDLNSVNCDELGPLPPGWEVRSTVSGRIYFVDHNNRTTQFTDPRLHHIMNHQCQLKEPSQPLPVPNEGSLEDGEELPAQRYERDLVQKLKVLRHELSLQQPQAGHCRIEVSREEIFEESYRQIMKMRPKDLKKRLMVKFRGEEGLDYGGVAREWLYLLCHEMLNPYYGLFQYSTDNIYMLQINPDSSINPDHLSYFHFVGRIMGLAVFHGHYINGGFTVPFYKQLLGKPIQLSDLESVDPELHKSLVWILENDITPVLDHTFCVEHNAFGRILQHELKPNGRNVPVTEENKKEYVRLYVNWRFMRGIEAQFLALQKGFNELIPQHLLKPFDQKELELIIGGLDKIDLNDWKSNTRLKHCMADSNIVKWFWQAVETFDEERRARLLQFVTGSTRVPLQGFKALQGSTGAAGPRLFTIHLIDANTDNLPKAHTCFNRIDIPPYESYEKLYEKLLTAVEETCGFAVE encoded by the exons aTATGTTGGGAAAACAGATTCTATAACCATCAGTGTATGGAATCACAAGAAAATACACAAGAAACAGGGAGCTGGCTTCCTGGGGTGTGTCCGTCTCCTTTCCAATGCCATCAGCAGACTAAAAGATACTGGAT ACCAGCGTTTGGATCTATGCAAATTAAACCCCACAGATACTGATGCAGTACGAGGCCAAATAGTGG TCAGTTTACAGACACGGGACAGAATAGGCTCAGGAGGTTCTGTGGTAGATTGTAGAGGGCTGTTGGAGAACGAAGG AACGGTTTATGAAGATTCTGGACCTGGAAGGCCACTCAGCTGTTTCATGGAGGAACCAGCACCATATACAGATACTACTGGTGCTGCTGGTGGAGGGAATTGTAGGTTTGTGGAATCCCCTAGTCAAGATCAGAGGCTTCAGGCACAGCGACTTCGAAACCCTGAAGTCAGAGGTCATGTACAAACACCTCAGAATAGACCACATGGTCATCAGTCACCTGACCTACCTGAAGGTTACG AACAAAGGACAACGGTACAGGGACAGGtttattttttgcacacacagacTGGAGTTAGTACGTGGCATGACCCCAGGATACCAAG aGACCTTAACAGTGTGAATTGTGATGAACTAGGACCTCTGCCACCGGGTTGGGAAGTGAGAAGTACAGTGTCTGGAAGAATATATTTTGTAGATCACAATAACAGAACCACACAGTTCACAGACCCAAGATTACATCACATTATGAA CCATCAATGCCAACTAAAAGAACCGAGCCAGCCTTTGCCAGTCCCAAATGAGGGGTCATTAGAAGATGGTGAGGAGTTGCCTGCACAAAGATATGAAAGAGACTTAGTACAGAAATTAAAAGTCCTTAGACATGAACTCTCTCTTCAGCAACCACAAGCTGGTCACTGCCGCATTGAAGTATCCAGAGAAGAAATATTTGAG GAGTCCTACCGTCAGATAATGAAGATGAGGCCAAAAGACTTGAAAAAGAGGCTGATGGTAAAATTTCGAGGAGAAGAAGGCTTGGATTATGGTGGAGTGGCAAG AGAGTGGTTGTATTTACTGTGCCATGAAATGTTGAACCCCTATTATGGACTCTTCCAGTACTCTACTGACAATATTTACATGCTGCAAATCAATCCAGACTCTTCTATCAATCCT GATCACTTATCATATTTCCATTTTGTTGGTCGGATAATGGGTTTAGCTGTGTTCCATGGACACTACATCAATGGGGGTTTCACAGTTCCCTTCTACAAACAGCTGCTGGGGAAACCCATTCAGCTATCTGATCTGGAATCTGTTGACCCAGAACTGCACAAGAGTTTAGTTTGGATTTT AGAGAATGACATCACCCCAGTGTTGGACCATACTTTCTGTGTGGAACACAATGCTTTTGGGCGGATTCTGCAGCATGAGCTCAAACCAAATGGCAGAAATGTTCCTGTTACAGAAGAGAACAAGAAAGAATATGTCAG gttgTATGTAAACTGGCGATTTATGAGAGGAATTGAGGCACAATTTCTGGCTCTACAAAAAGGTTTTAATGAACTTATTCCTCAACACTTACTAAAGCCTTTTGACCAGAAGGAGCTTGAG CTAATAATAGGAGGCCTGGATAAGATAGACCTGAATGACTGGAAGTCAAACACACGTCTAAAGCACTGCATGGCAGATAGCAATATCGTAAAGTGGTTTTGGCAAGCCGTGGAAACGTTTGATGAGGAAAGAAGGGCAAGGCTGTTACAGTTTGTGACTGGGTCCACACGTGTCCCTCTTCAAGGTTTCAAGGCTTTGCAAG GTTCTACAGGCGCTGCAGGACCCAGGCTGTTTACCATCCATTTGATAGATGCAAATACAGACAACCTTCCAAAAGCCCACACTTG CTTTAACCGGATTGACATTCCGCCTTATGAGTCATATGAGAAGCTTTATGAGAAGCTACTGACAGCTGTGGAAGAGACATGTGGATTTGCTGTGGAGTGA
- the SMURF1 gene encoding E3 ubiquitin-protein ligase SMURF1 isoform X4, with protein MSNPGTRRNGSSIKIRLTVLCAKNLAKKDFFRLPDPFAKIVVDGSGQCHSTDTVKNTLDPKWNQHYDLYVGKTDSITISVWNHKKIHKKQGAGFLGCVRLLSNAISRLKDTGYQRLDLCKLNPTDTDAVRGQIVVSLQTRDRIGSGGSVVDCRGLLENEGTVYEDSGPGRPLSCFMEEPAPYTDTTGAAGGGNCRFVESPSQDQRLQAQRLRNPEVRGHVQTPQNRPHGHQSPDLPEGYEQRTTVQGQVYFLHTQTGVSTWHDPRIPRDLNSVNCDELGPLPPGWEVRSTVSGRIYFVDHNNRTTQFTDPRLHHIMNHQCQLKEPSQPLPVPNEGSLEDGEELPAQRYERDLVQKLKVLRHELSLQQPQAGHCRIEVSREEIFEESYRQIMKMRPKDLKKRLMVKFRGEEGLDYGGVAREWLYLLCHEMLNPYYGLFQYSTDNIYMLQINPDSSINPDHLSYFHFVGRIMGLAVFHGHYINGGFTVPFYKQLLGKPIQLSDLESVDPELHKSLVWILENDITPVLDHTFCVEHNAFGRILQHELKPNGRNVPVTEENKKEYVRLYVNWRFMRGIEAQFLALQKGFNELIPQHLLKPFDQKELELIIGGLDKIDLNDWKSNTRLKHCMADSNIVKWFWQAVETFDEERRARLLQFVTGSTRVPLQGFKALQGAAGPRLFTIHLIDANTDNLPKAHTCFNRIDIPPYESYEKLYEKLLTAVEETCGFAVE; from the exons aTATGTTGGGAAAACAGATTCTATAACCATCAGTGTATGGAATCACAAGAAAATACACAAGAAACAGGGAGCTGGCTTCCTGGGGTGTGTCCGTCTCCTTTCCAATGCCATCAGCAGACTAAAAGATACTGGAT ACCAGCGTTTGGATCTATGCAAATTAAACCCCACAGATACTGATGCAGTACGAGGCCAAATAGTGG TCAGTTTACAGACACGGGACAGAATAGGCTCAGGAGGTTCTGTGGTAGATTGTAGAGGGCTGTTGGAGAACGAAGG AACGGTTTATGAAGATTCTGGACCTGGAAGGCCACTCAGCTGTTTCATGGAGGAACCAGCACCATATACAGATACTACTGGTGCTGCTGGTGGAGGGAATTGTAGGTTTGTGGAATCCCCTAGTCAAGATCAGAGGCTTCAGGCACAGCGACTTCGAAACCCTGAAGTCAGAGGTCATGTACAAACACCTCAGAATAGACCACATGGTCATCAGTCACCTGACCTACCTGAAGGTTACG AACAAAGGACAACGGTACAGGGACAGGtttattttttgcacacacagacTGGAGTTAGTACGTGGCATGACCCCAGGATACCAAG aGACCTTAACAGTGTGAATTGTGATGAACTAGGACCTCTGCCACCGGGTTGGGAAGTGAGAAGTACAGTGTCTGGAAGAATATATTTTGTAGATCACAATAACAGAACCACACAGTTCACAGACCCAAGATTACATCACATTATGAA CCATCAATGCCAACTAAAAGAACCGAGCCAGCCTTTGCCAGTCCCAAATGAGGGGTCATTAGAAGATGGTGAGGAGTTGCCTGCACAAAGATATGAAAGAGACTTAGTACAGAAATTAAAAGTCCTTAGACATGAACTCTCTCTTCAGCAACCACAAGCTGGTCACTGCCGCATTGAAGTATCCAGAGAAGAAATATTTGAG GAGTCCTACCGTCAGATAATGAAGATGAGGCCAAAAGACTTGAAAAAGAGGCTGATGGTAAAATTTCGAGGAGAAGAAGGCTTGGATTATGGTGGAGTGGCAAG AGAGTGGTTGTATTTACTGTGCCATGAAATGTTGAACCCCTATTATGGACTCTTCCAGTACTCTACTGACAATATTTACATGCTGCAAATCAATCCAGACTCTTCTATCAATCCT GATCACTTATCATATTTCCATTTTGTTGGTCGGATAATGGGTTTAGCTGTGTTCCATGGACACTACATCAATGGGGGTTTCACAGTTCCCTTCTACAAACAGCTGCTGGGGAAACCCATTCAGCTATCTGATCTGGAATCTGTTGACCCAGAACTGCACAAGAGTTTAGTTTGGATTTT AGAGAATGACATCACCCCAGTGTTGGACCATACTTTCTGTGTGGAACACAATGCTTTTGGGCGGATTCTGCAGCATGAGCTCAAACCAAATGGCAGAAATGTTCCTGTTACAGAAGAGAACAAGAAAGAATATGTCAG gttgTATGTAAACTGGCGATTTATGAGAGGAATTGAGGCACAATTTCTGGCTCTACAAAAAGGTTTTAATGAACTTATTCCTCAACACTTACTAAAGCCTTTTGACCAGAAGGAGCTTGAG CTAATAATAGGAGGCCTGGATAAGATAGACCTGAATGACTGGAAGTCAAACACACGTCTAAAGCACTGCATGGCAGATAGCAATATCGTAAAGTGGTTTTGGCAAGCCGTGGAAACGTTTGATGAGGAAAGAAGGGCAAGGCTGTTACAGTTTGTGACTGGGTCCACACGTGTCCCTCTTCAAGGTTTCAAGGCTTTGCAAG GCGCTGCAGGACCCAGGCTGTTTACCATCCATTTGATAGATGCAAATACAGACAACCTTCCAAAAGCCCACACTTG CTTTAACCGGATTGACATTCCGCCTTATGAGTCATATGAGAAGCTTTATGAGAAGCTACTGACAGCTGTGGAAGAGACATGTGGATTTGCTGTGGAGTGA
- the SMURF1 gene encoding E3 ubiquitin-protein ligase SMURF1 isoform X1, with product MLKTHGRIGIKRKTEQEKKSTKVKLWSMLYWPYIKLQKGLPDPFAKIVVDGSGQCHSTDTVKNTLDPKWNQHYDLYVGKTDSITISVWNHKKIHKKQGAGFLGCVRLLSNAISRLKDTGYQRLDLCKLNPTDTDAVRGQIVVSLQTRDRIGSGGSVVDCRGLLENEGTVYEDSGPGRPLSCFMEEPAPYTDTTGAAGGGNCRFVESPSQDQRLQAQRLRNPEVRGHVQTPQNRPHGHQSPDLPEGYEQRTTVQGQVYFLHTQTGVSTWHDPRIPRDLNSVNCDELGPLPPGWEVRSTVSGRIYFVDHNNRTTQFTDPRLHHIMNHQCQLKEPSQPLPVPNEGSLEDGEELPAQRYERDLVQKLKVLRHELSLQQPQAGHCRIEVSREEIFEESYRQIMKMRPKDLKKRLMVKFRGEEGLDYGGVAREWLYLLCHEMLNPYYGLFQYSTDNIYMLQINPDSSINPDHLSYFHFVGRIMGLAVFHGHYINGGFTVPFYKQLLGKPIQLSDLESVDPELHKSLVWILENDITPVLDHTFCVEHNAFGRILQHELKPNGRNVPVTEENKKEYVRLYVNWRFMRGIEAQFLALQKGFNELIPQHLLKPFDQKELELIIGGLDKIDLNDWKSNTRLKHCMADSNIVKWFWQAVETFDEERRARLLQFVTGSTRVPLQGFKALQGSTGAAGPRLFTIHLIDANTDNLPKAHTCFNRIDIPPYESYEKLYEKLLTAVEETCGFAVE from the exons aTATGTTGGGAAAACAGATTCTATAACCATCAGTGTATGGAATCACAAGAAAATACACAAGAAACAGGGAGCTGGCTTCCTGGGGTGTGTCCGTCTCCTTTCCAATGCCATCAGCAGACTAAAAGATACTGGAT ACCAGCGTTTGGATCTATGCAAATTAAACCCCACAGATACTGATGCAGTACGAGGCCAAATAGTGG TCAGTTTACAGACACGGGACAGAATAGGCTCAGGAGGTTCTGTGGTAGATTGTAGAGGGCTGTTGGAGAACGAAGG AACGGTTTATGAAGATTCTGGACCTGGAAGGCCACTCAGCTGTTTCATGGAGGAACCAGCACCATATACAGATACTACTGGTGCTGCTGGTGGAGGGAATTGTAGGTTTGTGGAATCCCCTAGTCAAGATCAGAGGCTTCAGGCACAGCGACTTCGAAACCCTGAAGTCAGAGGTCATGTACAAACACCTCAGAATAGACCACATGGTCATCAGTCACCTGACCTACCTGAAGGTTACG AACAAAGGACAACGGTACAGGGACAGGtttattttttgcacacacagacTGGAGTTAGTACGTGGCATGACCCCAGGATACCAAG aGACCTTAACAGTGTGAATTGTGATGAACTAGGACCTCTGCCACCGGGTTGGGAAGTGAGAAGTACAGTGTCTGGAAGAATATATTTTGTAGATCACAATAACAGAACCACACAGTTCACAGACCCAAGATTACATCACATTATGAA CCATCAATGCCAACTAAAAGAACCGAGCCAGCCTTTGCCAGTCCCAAATGAGGGGTCATTAGAAGATGGTGAGGAGTTGCCTGCACAAAGATATGAAAGAGACTTAGTACAGAAATTAAAAGTCCTTAGACATGAACTCTCTCTTCAGCAACCACAAGCTGGTCACTGCCGCATTGAAGTATCCAGAGAAGAAATATTTGAG GAGTCCTACCGTCAGATAATGAAGATGAGGCCAAAAGACTTGAAAAAGAGGCTGATGGTAAAATTTCGAGGAGAAGAAGGCTTGGATTATGGTGGAGTGGCAAG AGAGTGGTTGTATTTACTGTGCCATGAAATGTTGAACCCCTATTATGGACTCTTCCAGTACTCTACTGACAATATTTACATGCTGCAAATCAATCCAGACTCTTCTATCAATCCT GATCACTTATCATATTTCCATTTTGTTGGTCGGATAATGGGTTTAGCTGTGTTCCATGGACACTACATCAATGGGGGTTTCACAGTTCCCTTCTACAAACAGCTGCTGGGGAAACCCATTCAGCTATCTGATCTGGAATCTGTTGACCCAGAACTGCACAAGAGTTTAGTTTGGATTTT AGAGAATGACATCACCCCAGTGTTGGACCATACTTTCTGTGTGGAACACAATGCTTTTGGGCGGATTCTGCAGCATGAGCTCAAACCAAATGGCAGAAATGTTCCTGTTACAGAAGAGAACAAGAAAGAATATGTCAG gttgTATGTAAACTGGCGATTTATGAGAGGAATTGAGGCACAATTTCTGGCTCTACAAAAAGGTTTTAATGAACTTATTCCTCAACACTTACTAAAGCCTTTTGACCAGAAGGAGCTTGAG CTAATAATAGGAGGCCTGGATAAGATAGACCTGAATGACTGGAAGTCAAACACACGTCTAAAGCACTGCATGGCAGATAGCAATATCGTAAAGTGGTTTTGGCAAGCCGTGGAAACGTTTGATGAGGAAAGAAGGGCAAGGCTGTTACAGTTTGTGACTGGGTCCACACGTGTCCCTCTTCAAGGTTTCAAGGCTTTGCAAG GTTCTACAGGCGCTGCAGGACCCAGGCTGTTTACCATCCATTTGATAGATGCAAATACAGACAACCTTCCAAAAGCCCACACTTG CTTTAACCGGATTGACATTCCGCCTTATGAGTCATATGAGAAGCTTTATGAGAAGCTACTGACAGCTGTGGAAGAGACATGTGGATTTGCTGTGGAGTGA